Proteins encoded together in one Rossellomorea sp. y25 window:
- a CDS encoding GerAB/ArcD/ProY family transporter, translated as MKNQTNLSSIQLMLFIIQTQIGVGVLGLPFSVFSISKGDAWISVLLAGIVVQLLITTLWVLGRRFPAKSLFQYSIQLVGKAGGTFINVSYVFYGLLVTSLILMYSTAIIKTWVLTLTPKWIIMFLLMGTAIYLGKELLPDICNVYVVVSVLIFFLILISIVVLIIYPVDWRYLLPIGQSGRINILKGIKEAYFSMLGFELLLFLFPYFQHNGERSVLFSASMANLSVTLIYTFLTIVSLITFSPEELVIVPQPVLYYVKSLYLQVVERIDLVFVSLWVVSVITSLTSYLFLSTEGITHSFMRIKRIKRSVITIFFGSLSFIIALIPNKEAEMELYNKWVINTSYLFILVIPFLLLGISFVFKKKERGENA; from the coding sequence ATGAAGAATCAGACTAATCTCTCGTCCATACAATTGATGTTATTCATTATTCAAACTCAAATTGGTGTAGGGGTTCTTGGCCTTCCATTCAGCGTATTCTCCATTTCTAAAGGTGATGCTTGGATTTCAGTATTACTGGCCGGTATTGTTGTTCAATTGCTAATAACGACTTTGTGGGTCTTGGGCAGAAGATTCCCCGCTAAGTCACTTTTCCAATACTCAATACAGCTGGTAGGAAAAGCAGGAGGGACATTCATTAATGTTTCCTATGTGTTTTATGGATTGCTTGTAACCAGCCTTATTTTAATGTATTCAACTGCCATCATTAAAACGTGGGTACTTACCCTGACACCCAAATGGATTATAATGTTTCTATTAATGGGAACAGCCATCTATTTAGGGAAGGAATTACTACCTGACATTTGCAATGTGTATGTTGTTGTTTCAGTGCTGATTTTCTTTCTGATCTTGATATCCATCGTTGTATTGATCATTTACCCTGTTGATTGGAGGTATTTGCTTCCAATCGGACAATCAGGTAGGATCAATATTCTCAAAGGGATAAAAGAAGCCTATTTTTCAATGCTTGGTTTTGAATTGCTTTTGTTTCTTTTTCCTTATTTTCAGCATAATGGGGAACGGTCCGTCTTATTCTCAGCATCAATGGCCAATCTCTCTGTGACATTGATCTATACCTTTCTTACCATTGTCAGCCTAATAACGTTCAGTCCAGAGGAATTAGTCATTGTTCCTCAGCCGGTTCTATACTATGTGAAATCCCTGTATTTGCAAGTTGTCGAAAGAATTGATTTGGTGTTTGTTTCACTTTGGGTAGTAAGTGTTATTACTTCTTTAACCAGTTATCTTTTCTTATCGACGGAGGGAATAACCCATTCTTTCATGCGAATCAAGCGCATCAAACGTTCTGTCATAACCATTTTCTTTGGCAGTTTATCTTTTATCATTGCCTTAATTCCCAATAAAGAAGCAGAAATGGAGTTGTACAACAAATGGGTGATTAATACCTCCTATCTCTTCATACTTGTCATTCCATTTCTTTTATTAGGAATTTCTTTTGTTTTCAAGAAAAAGGAAAGAGGAGAGAACGCATGA
- a CDS encoding spore germination protein, translating to MSSFNKRKRRIPKQLLSEKEEVVPEFLTLEEKITYFRNGLFNTDDLKIRELTFNSKILTIMFIDSVIDNRSLQTYIIKPILEKGSGDICDVVSTNSIKETLYLDEALSAMVDGHCLLLAEDSEILTFISMPKILNNRYEPVNEKVIRGSHQGFSENITENVHLIRERVSNPKLTVKYSSIGKTTRTKYALVFLSHLTNPELLKTIENRINFVQTDSIQSPGYFEEFLEDHSYSPFPQFLNTERPDRVVGNLMEGRIALVMEGSPTVLLLPVNFFSFFQTSEDYNNRAFIGSFIRFIRLISFIATLCLPAFYIAVISYNYEIIPVEIIFSIKSSLEYVPFPPLIEAAIMQLTLELLREAAIRLPNPIAQTIGVVGGLVIGTAVVEANLVSNTMVIVVAITAISSFVIPSNEMSTSVRILGFPLMIFAALFGVLGIVIGLMLLLIHMSTLKSLGQYYLYPVAPLDFKSLKDTFIRVPIWLMKERPKDLKPQYKWKTTDPRGWEKNEESD from the coding sequence ATGAGTTCGTTTAATAAAAGGAAAAGAAGAATACCAAAACAGCTGCTTTCAGAAAAAGAAGAAGTAGTGCCTGAATTTCTCACTTTAGAAGAGAAAATCACTTATTTTCGAAACGGTCTATTTAATACAGATGATCTGAAAATAAGAGAATTAACCTTCAATAGTAAAATATTGACCATTATGTTTATTGATTCTGTCATTGATAATAGGAGCTTACAGACGTATATTATCAAGCCTATATTAGAAAAAGGTTCCGGCGATATATGTGATGTCGTAAGTACTAATAGTATTAAAGAAACATTGTATTTAGATGAGGCACTCAGTGCAATGGTGGATGGACACTGTCTTTTACTTGCGGAAGACAGTGAAATCCTGACCTTTATCAGTATGCCTAAGATTCTTAATAATCGATATGAACCAGTAAATGAAAAGGTGATTAGGGGATCACATCAAGGATTCAGTGAAAATATCACAGAAAATGTGCATCTCATAAGAGAGAGAGTTTCAAATCCGAAATTGACTGTGAAATACTCAAGCATAGGAAAAACAACGAGAACAAAGTACGCTTTAGTTTTTTTATCTCATTTAACAAATCCTGAATTGTTGAAAACGATTGAGAACCGGATCAATTTTGTTCAAACAGATTCGATTCAGTCCCCCGGATACTTTGAGGAATTTTTAGAAGATCATTCTTATTCTCCATTTCCTCAGTTTTTAAATACGGAAAGACCGGATCGTGTAGTCGGAAATCTAATGGAAGGCAGAATTGCACTGGTAATGGAAGGAAGCCCTACCGTTTTACTCTTGCCTGTGAATTTTTTTTCCTTCTTTCAAACATCGGAGGACTATAATAATCGGGCATTTATCGGTTCATTTATACGATTCATTCGATTAATCAGTTTTATTGCAACCCTTTGTTTACCCGCATTTTATATTGCCGTCATTTCGTATAATTATGAAATCATTCCAGTCGAAATTATTTTTTCGATTAAAAGCTCCCTTGAATATGTTCCATTTCCTCCATTGATTGAAGCAGCCATTATGCAATTGACCTTGGAATTACTTCGTGAAGCTGCGATACGATTACCGAATCCCATCGCTCAAACCATTGGGGTAGTAGGGGGACTTGTAATTGGGACGGCAGTTGTTGAAGCAAATTTGGTTTCAAATACGATGGTTATCGTAGTTGCGATTACAGCTATATCTTCCTTTGTTATTCCATCTAATGAAATGAGTACTTCCGTTAGAATATTAGGATTTCCGCTAATGATTTTTGCTGCATTATTCGGAGTTCTCGGAATCGTAATCGGGTTGATGTTGCTGTTAATACATATGTCGACGCTCAAATCATTAGGTCAATATTATTTATATCCTGTTGCACCTTTGGATTTCAAGTCACTTAAAGACACCTTTATCCGTGTACCCATTTGGCTGATGAAAGAAAGACCAAAGGATTTGAAGCCGCAGTATAAGTGGAAGACGACGGATCCCCGAGGATGGGAAAAAAATGAAGAATCAGACTAA
- a CDS encoding nucleotidyltransferase domain-containing protein: MRRIILDDLRCIEREEEIKILYAVEAGSRAWGYHIDDSDYDVRFIYIRETTAYLNLQQTKDVIVKSTHHAIEFGGWDLSKALKLLRKSNPSLLEWLTDENVYIEHPTIEKIRKLRDQTFSPDRCLIHYYHMTKRNMEKCLKDDPNGTKKWMTIIRPWLACKWIMKYQTFPPNGINQMIDHLNMYEDIKNTIISMVTSRVKGKEAHHLKHMEEYLKEDLLKMDRALENLHSDHSYQWGGINETFISILEEVWGMQLDGKKR, translated from the coding sequence TTGAGAAGGATCATATTAGACGATCTTAGGTGTATAGAAAGAGAAGAGGAGATTAAGATATTGTATGCTGTCGAAGCTGGAAGTCGAGCATGGGGGTATCATATAGATGACAGCGATTATGATGTCCGGTTTATATATATACGAGAGACAACCGCGTATCTAAATCTTCAACAGACAAAGGACGTAATTGTAAAATCTACACACCATGCCATTGAATTCGGGGGATGGGACCTGAGTAAAGCTCTCAAACTTCTTCGTAAATCAAACCCATCTCTATTGGAGTGGTTAACAGATGAAAATGTGTATATTGAGCACCCGACCATAGAAAAAATCAGGAAGCTGCGAGATCAGACTTTTTCTCCAGACCGCTGTTTAATTCATTACTATCACATGACAAAACGCAATATGGAGAAATGTTTGAAGGATGATCCAAACGGTACGAAGAAATGGATGACCATCATCAGGCCGTGGCTTGCTTGTAAGTGGATTATGAAGTATCAAACGTTTCCACCAAATGGGATCAACCAAATGATTGACCACCTTAATATGTATGAAGATATAAAGAATACGATTATTTCCATGGTGACCTCAAGAGTTAAAGGGAAAGAGGCCCATCACCTAAAGCATATGGAAGAGTATCTAAAAGAAGATTTACTAAAAATGGACCGAGCTCTGGAGAATTTACATAGCGATCACTCCTATCAATGGGGAGGTATAAATGAAACATTCATATCCATATTAGAAGAGGTATGGGGTATGCAATTAGACGGGAAGAAACGTTAA
- a CDS encoding AI-2E family transporter, with product MTKKKMYSWSLQILIILTIIYVSTKISFLFEPIVVFASTLFFPIIISGFLYFLLNPLVNLLEKARLPRTIAIIVLYAAIVGVMVLIIGNIAPILSKQITGLFNELPEYARQTRNFIEYLSETQQFKWMMSQDYVSLKDVENQLVDFANTLPDNITTALKGLVSVLTSITILIVTVPFLLFFMFKDGHKFPKAISKFLPPAYREEGINTLKDTSDTLAAYIQGQLTVASFVGTLTFIGYLIIGLPYALVMALIGAVTNIIPFIGPFIGAAPAIIVALFDSPTKAILVVVVVTIAQQIEGNLLSPLILGKRLDTHPATIIILLLVAGNLAGILGMILAVPFYAVTKTIVLNLVKFIKLRRSAIQE from the coding sequence TTGACCAAGAAAAAGATGTATTCGTGGAGCTTACAAATTCTTATTATTCTTACCATTATTTATGTTTCAACTAAGATTTCATTTTTATTTGAACCGATTGTCGTATTTGCTTCAACATTATTTTTCCCCATTATCATTTCAGGATTTCTGTATTTTTTATTAAATCCATTAGTCAATCTCCTGGAGAAAGCAAGACTGCCGAGAACCATCGCCATTATCGTGCTTTACGCTGCTATCGTTGGTGTGATGGTGTTAATTATAGGAAATATCGCTCCTATTCTCTCAAAGCAAATAACAGGGCTGTTCAATGAACTTCCTGAGTATGCAAGACAAACGAGGAATTTTATCGAATACTTATCTGAAACTCAACAATTCAAATGGATGATGAGTCAAGATTACGTATCACTTAAAGATGTGGAAAATCAGTTAGTGGATTTCGCCAATACATTACCGGATAATATCACCACTGCACTTAAAGGATTAGTAAGTGTTCTGACCAGTATTACGATACTGATTGTAACCGTACCTTTTCTACTATTCTTTATGTTTAAAGACGGCCATAAATTTCCTAAGGCCATATCAAAATTCCTTCCTCCTGCCTACCGGGAAGAAGGAATCAACACGTTAAAGGATACGAGTGATACACTTGCTGCCTACATACAAGGACAATTAACGGTTGCTTCATTTGTAGGGACCCTTACTTTTATCGGGTATTTGATCATTGGTCTGCCATATGCTTTGGTTATGGCATTAATAGGTGCAGTCACCAATATCATTCCTTTTATCGGACCGTTTATCGGTGCTGCGCCGGCTATTATAGTAGCCTTGTTCGATTCCCCGACTAAGGCCATATTGGTCGTGGTGGTTGTAACAATCGCTCAGCAAATAGAAGGGAACCTCCTTTCACCCCTTATTTTAGGAAAGCGTCTGGATACTCATCCAGCGACGATTATCATTCTATTGCTGGTGGCAGGAAACTTAGCGGGTATTCTTGGAATGATCTTAGCCGTTCCTTTTTACGCTGTAACAAAAACCATAGTATTAAATTTAGTGAAGTTCATTAAACTGAGAAGATCTGCGATTCAAGAATGA
- a CDS encoding GNAT family N-acetyltransferase, which translates to MMIHIRFISATDTYRIRQQILRPTQSIEECQYEGDLAQSSFHIGAFDEDVLISIASYYQEALKDLNGNLPYRLRGMATLPDYRGKGVGKELIAYSEDVLKGKGCEMWWCNARISAGPYYEKLGLTQLGEVFEIEPIGPHVIMYKQM; encoded by the coding sequence ATGATGATTCACATTCGTTTTATTTCAGCTACTGATACATATAGGATCAGACAACAGATCTTAAGGCCAACTCAATCGATAGAGGAGTGTCAGTATGAAGGGGATTTAGCCCAAAGTTCCTTTCACATAGGTGCTTTCGATGAAGACGTACTGATCAGTATTGCTTCCTATTATCAGGAAGCACTAAAGGATTTGAACGGAAATCTGCCTTACCGTTTAAGAGGAATGGCCACCCTTCCAGATTATAGAGGGAAAGGCGTTGGAAAGGAGCTCATTGCATACAGTGAAGATGTTCTAAAAGGAAAAGGGTGTGAAATGTGGTGGTGCAATGCCAGAATTTCAGCTGGTCCATATTATGAGAAATTGGGCTTAACTCAATTGGGGGAAGTATTTGAAATAGAACCAATCGGGCCTCATGTGATTATGTATAAACAGATGTGA
- a CDS encoding peptidase E, whose translation MKQIIAMGGGGFSMEPENLLLDQYILNQAGESNPKVCFLPTASGDAEGYIERFYNAFHSLPCEPSHLSLFKLPTKDLERFFLDKDIIYVGGGNTKSMLALWREWKIDSILKKAWESGTVLAGLSAGSICWFEEGITDSYGEDLETIKGLGFVKGSHSPHYDGEEKRRPLYHSFIDKGKLQAGYGVDDGAALHFKDESLYKVVSSRVQASAYWVEKREGDMYETVLSTEYLKRL comes from the coding sequence ATGAAACAGATTATCGCAATGGGTGGAGGAGGATTTTCGATGGAGCCTGAGAACCTGCTTTTAGATCAATATATTTTAAATCAGGCTGGGGAATCAAATCCAAAGGTTTGTTTTTTGCCTACGGCCAGTGGAGATGCTGAAGGGTATATAGAGCGATTTTACAATGCTTTTCACTCGCTTCCGTGTGAGCCTTCCCATTTATCACTATTCAAATTGCCAACCAAAGATTTAGAGAGATTCTTTCTTGATAAGGACATTATCTATGTGGGTGGAGGCAATACAAAGAGTATGCTTGCTCTATGGAGAGAGTGGAAGATTGATTCGATCCTCAAGAAAGCTTGGGAATCAGGGACGGTTCTTGCAGGTTTGAGCGCAGGCTCGATTTGTTGGTTTGAAGAAGGAATTACTGATTCCTATGGAGAAGACTTAGAAACGATTAAAGGATTGGGTTTCGTAAAGGGAAGTCATTCCCCGCATTATGATGGTGAAGAAAAACGGCGTCCCCTTTATCATTCGTTTATTGATAAGGGGAAACTACAAGCCGGCTATGGAGTGGATGATGGTGCCGCTTTGCATTTTAAGGATGAAAGTCTTTACAAAGTAGTGAGTTCAAGAGTCCAAGCTTCCGCCTATTGGGTTGAAAAGAGAGAGGGTGATATGTATGAAACGGTTTTATCGACAGAATATCTGAAAAGATTATAA
- a CDS encoding BCCT family transporter: protein MKNFTPMFWIAITIGIIFVAWGVIFPQALIDIMTNTQGVLLDKFGWFYQFSASFFFLIAIFFAFSKYGKIRLGRDTDRPEYSTLTWFAMLFSAGMGIGLLFYGVSEPVSHYSTPPYGEGGTIESAKIGLRYTYLHWGFHAWAIYAVVALALAYYKFRKDMPGLMSATLYPVIGDRVKGPIGYFVDIVAVFATIFGVAISLGIGAQQINSGLNYLMGTPIDFKVQLIIMGVATVLFITSAASGLSKGIKYLSNANMVLAVLLFIVFLIAGPTQFVLELFLTTFGSYVQNLPSMGLRFSPFNVENNQWVKDWTIFYWAWWISWTPFVGTFIARVSKGRTVREFIIAVIIVPTIVCSLWFGVFGGTGLYYDFVQGVDVAGQSLETALFYVYDQMPLSGVLSIISLILIITFFVTSADSATFVLGMQTSNGSLNPPFFVKFSWGIVLAAIAAILMGTGGISGLQAATIITALPLGIILFVMTYGLILSFQKEMKMKKKKTSGAGK, encoded by the coding sequence TTGAAAAATTTCACACCAATGTTTTGGATTGCGATTACAATCGGCATCATTTTTGTGGCTTGGGGGGTTATTTTTCCTCAGGCATTGATTGATATCATGACCAATACTCAAGGAGTTCTTCTAGACAAATTTGGCTGGTTTTATCAATTTTCAGCTTCATTCTTTTTCCTCATCGCGATCTTCTTTGCATTTAGTAAATATGGAAAGATTCGATTAGGGAGGGACACTGACAGGCCAGAATATTCCACATTGACATGGTTTGCTATGCTCTTTAGTGCAGGAATGGGAATCGGATTGCTTTTTTATGGGGTCTCGGAACCAGTTTCTCATTATTCCACGCCACCATATGGGGAAGGTGGGACCATTGAATCCGCTAAAATCGGATTACGCTATACATATCTTCATTGGGGATTCCATGCCTGGGCCATTTATGCGGTCGTAGCATTGGCCCTTGCCTATTATAAATTCAGGAAGGACATGCCAGGACTTATGAGTGCCACGTTATATCCTGTCATTGGAGATAGAGTGAAAGGTCCCATAGGGTATTTTGTTGATATTGTCGCTGTGTTTGCCACGATTTTCGGTGTGGCGATTTCACTTGGGATTGGTGCACAACAAATTAACAGTGGACTCAATTACCTAATGGGAACCCCGATTGACTTTAAAGTCCAGTTGATCATCATGGGAGTAGCAACGGTGCTATTTATTACTTCTGCTGCTTCTGGTTTATCAAAAGGAATTAAATATTTGAGCAATGCCAATATGGTATTGGCGGTCTTGTTATTCATTGTCTTTCTCATCGCAGGTCCTACGCAATTTGTCCTGGAATTGTTTTTGACCACTTTTGGGAGCTACGTTCAAAATCTGCCTAGTATGGGGTTACGCTTTTCACCCTTTAATGTGGAGAATAATCAATGGGTGAAGGATTGGACGATTTTTTATTGGGCATGGTGGATCTCATGGACACCGTTCGTGGGAACTTTCATTGCGAGGGTGTCAAAAGGAAGGACTGTGCGGGAGTTCATAATCGCCGTCATCATTGTGCCTACAATCGTATGTTCTCTATGGTTTGGTGTATTCGGTGGAACAGGTTTATATTACGACTTTGTTCAAGGTGTAGATGTAGCGGGTCAAAGTTTGGAGACGGCACTATTCTATGTGTATGATCAAATGCCTCTAAGTGGTGTGCTATCGATTATTTCCCTAATCTTGATCATTACTTTCTTTGTGACGTCCGCCGACTCCGCAACATTTGTACTGGGGATGCAAACGTCTAATGGAAGTTTGAACCCTCCATTTTTTGTGAAGTTCAGCTGGGGGATCGTACTAGCTGCCATTGCGGCAATCTTGATGGGGACTGGCGGCATCAGCGGATTGCAAGCCGCCACCATCATCACAGCCTTACCATTAGGCATTATCTTATTTGTCATGACATATGGATTAATTCTTTCATTCCAAAAAGAAATGAAAATGAAAAAGAAAAAAACGTCAGGTGCTGGTAAGTGA
- the cspD gene encoding cold-shock protein CspD — MLQGKVKWFNAEKGFGFIEVEGQDDVFVHFSAIQGEGYKSLEEGQDVTFEIVEGARGPQAANVQK; from the coding sequence ATGTTACAAGGTAAAGTTAAATGGTTTAACGCTGAAAAAGGTTTCGGTTTCATCGAAGTTGAAGGTCAAGACGATGTTTTCGTTCACTTCTCTGCTATCCAAGGTGAAGGATACAAATCATTAGAAGAAGGTCAAGACGTTACATTTGAAATCGTTGAAGGTGCTCGTGGACCACAAGCAGCTAACGTTCAAAAGTAA
- a CDS encoding DUF664 domain-containing protein — translation MEINSMYLIKEKNGMKKDFSLLLSMMDYARFTSIREVEDLPVEMLDYRCHDEANSIGMLLAHFDAVEKIYQVLTFENLSDDEIEEYAMTLEPALSLGSNAAELINGNRVDFYLENLQMTRNKTVDQFKQLDEDWLYEETDWWYGEKGNNFFKWFHVFEDEINHRGQIRMIKKLYAKEHNISKVD, via the coding sequence ATGGAAATCAACTCAATGTATTTAATTAAAGAAAAAAATGGAATGAAGAAAGACTTTTCTTTACTCCTTTCAATGATGGATTATGCACGTTTCACTTCTATAAGAGAAGTGGAGGACTTACCGGTGGAAATGCTTGACTACCGATGTCACGATGAAGCAAATTCAATCGGGATGCTTCTTGCCCATTTTGATGCAGTTGAAAAAATATATCAGGTGCTTACTTTCGAAAATTTAAGTGATGATGAAATCGAGGAATACGCAATGACATTGGAACCTGCCTTAAGCTTAGGCAGTAATGCAGCCGAATTGATTAATGGAAATAGAGTCGACTTTTACCTTGAGAACTTGCAGATGACCAGGAACAAAACGGTGGATCAGTTCAAACAACTGGATGAGGATTGGCTATATGAAGAAACGGACTGGTGGTATGGTGAAAAAGGAAATAACTTCTTTAAATGGTTTCATGTATTTGAAGATGAAATCAATCATAGGGGACAAATACGTATGATCAAAAAACTCTATGCAAAAGAACACAATATTTCAAAGGTGGACTAA
- the mscL gene encoding large conductance mechanosensitive channel protein MscL, with amino-acid sequence MWQEFQKFAVKGNVIDLAVAVIIGAAFGKIVKSLVDDIIMPLLGILLGGISFTNLKVTVGDAVITYGVFLQNVVDFFLIALVIFFIIRLYKKMERKEEVKAEVKVDQKEELLKEIRDLLKDPQRSPK; translated from the coding sequence ATGTGGCAGGAGTTTCAAAAGTTTGCCGTAAAAGGAAATGTTATAGATCTTGCAGTGGCGGTCATTATAGGTGCTGCTTTTGGTAAAATAGTCAAATCCCTGGTGGATGACATCATCATGCCCCTTCTTGGTATATTACTTGGCGGCATCAGCTTTACGAACTTAAAAGTTACAGTAGGAGATGCAGTCATTACATATGGCGTGTTCCTGCAAAACGTAGTGGATTTCTTCCTCATAGCCCTCGTCATATTCTTTATTATACGGCTATATAAGAAAATGGAACGCAAAGAAGAGGTCAAAGCGGAAGTGAAGGTCGATCAGAAGGAAGAGCTGCTTAAAGAGATACGTGATTTATTGAAGGATCCCCAGCGCAGTCCTAAATAA
- a CDS encoding DUF2164 domain-containing protein gives MFTKIPKEQKDAMIERIQTFYYEQTGDEIGDLGAENWFDFFMKEIGPYLYNQGVMDSKDVLMDKMLLFEDDLYALKRPINTR, from the coding sequence ATGTTTACGAAGATACCAAAAGAACAGAAAGACGCAATGATTGAACGGATTCAGACGTTTTATTATGAGCAGACCGGGGATGAAATCGGGGATTTAGGTGCTGAAAATTGGTTTGATTTCTTTATGAAAGAGATTGGACCCTACCTCTATAATCAAGGAGTAATGGATTCTAAAGATGTATTGATGGATAAGATGCTTCTTTTCGAAGATGATTTGTATGCTTTAAAAAGACCGATCAATACTAGATAA
- a CDS encoding CoA pyrophosphatase encodes MDVNEILQLFKERTPKVLGSETFSEYAILLPLIEVNGQTHVLFEVRSLNMRRQPGEICFPGGRIDRSDSDEKSAAIRETSEELGIHTDTITDVYPLDYIVSPFGTIIYPFVGKINVSLKELKPNQAEVEEIFTTPLTYLQEKEPDLYNIKFKMEPEESFPFKRIPGGENYNWQARNMKEHFYYYEDKVIWGLTARVLHHFVKLLS; translated from the coding sequence ATGGATGTGAATGAGATACTGCAGCTATTCAAAGAAAGAACACCGAAAGTACTTGGAAGTGAAACATTTTCTGAATATGCTATTCTACTTCCTTTGATTGAGGTTAACGGCCAAACGCATGTTTTATTTGAAGTTCGTTCCTTAAATATGAGAAGACAACCAGGGGAAATTTGTTTTCCCGGGGGGCGGATCGATCGAAGTGATTCAGATGAGAAATCGGCAGCTATTCGTGAGACATCAGAAGAACTGGGGATTCATACGGATACCATTACGGATGTGTATCCACTCGATTATATCGTGTCTCCTTTTGGGACGATCATTTATCCATTTGTAGGTAAGATAAATGTATCCTTGAAAGAATTAAAACCGAATCAAGCTGAGGTGGAAGAAATCTTTACTACACCATTAACCTATCTTCAGGAAAAGGAACCGGACTTGTATAATATCAAGTTCAAGATGGAGCCGGAAGAGAGCTTTCCTTTCAAACGAATCCCGGGTGGAGAAAATTACAACTGGCAAGCAAGAAATATGAAAGAACATTTTTACTACTATGAAGACAAGGTCATATGGGGGCTGACAGCCAGAGTTCTTCATCATTTTGTGAAACTTCTTTCGTGA
- a CDS encoding cation diffusion facilitator family transporter has product MLGDQSFFSLVKKGNKSSFFAMVGNGILAIAKGIAYFISGSGAMFASAMHSLADAVNQGFVFIGSVLSEKQPTEKFPTGFGRVINLFCMVAVIVVSIMAYETIREGIHLLKHPALVKGIWLNVSVLLLNILIDGAILYKVMREIGQEARAESTGLGIFSGAFKNVKRASPPTRLVFYEDLVAVSGAILALIAVLVSYFSAYQLLDGIVTIVIGFLMVGVAFRVGYDNMVGLIGVAAPKEVEDRIASAIFEHEAVIDIYKLRITQEGRYYHVESYLELKRGLPLSEADDIKFSVQEKLMSDPDIADVTLGIIEDDGIQGWKGNNSEKQ; this is encoded by the coding sequence ATGTTGGGGGATCAATCATTTTTTTCATTAGTGAAGAAAGGAAACAAGTCATCGTTTTTCGCTATGGTGGGGAACGGAATTCTGGCGATTGCAAAGGGGATAGCCTACTTCATCAGTGGAAGTGGAGCAATGTTTGCCTCGGCGATGCATTCCTTAGCTGATGCAGTGAACCAAGGCTTTGTATTTATAGGAAGTGTTCTTTCAGAAAAACAACCAACGGAGAAATTCCCGACAGGATTTGGAAGAGTCATCAATCTTTTCTGCATGGTTGCGGTTATCGTTGTTTCCATCATGGCCTATGAAACCATAAGAGAAGGGATTCATTTACTAAAACATCCCGCTCTGGTAAAGGGCATTTGGCTGAATGTGTCGGTATTACTATTGAATATCCTTATCGATGGTGCCATTCTCTATAAAGTAATGAGGGAAATCGGACAGGAAGCAAGAGCTGAAAGCACGGGGTTGGGAATTTTCTCAGGAGCGTTTAAAAACGTAAAGCGTGCTTCACCACCGACAAGGCTCGTTTTTTATGAGGATTTGGTCGCTGTTTCAGGGGCTATCTTAGCTCTGATTGCCGTATTGGTGTCCTATTTCTCTGCCTATCAGCTACTGGATGGGATCGTCACCATTGTGATTGGTTTCCTCATGGTTGGAGTCGCCTTCAGAGTCGGTTATGACAACATGGTCGGTCTGATAGGAGTGGCTGCTCCAAAGGAAGTCGAGGACCGAATCGCAAGTGCGATCTTTGAGCACGAAGCAGTAATCGATATCTACAAACTAAGGATCACTCAGGAAGGTCGATACTATCATGTTGAATCGTATCTTGAACTGAAAAGAGGATTACCCCTTTCGGAAGCAGATGATATTAAATTCTCTGTTCAAGAAAAATTGATGAGTGATCCGGATATTGCGGACGTAACGTTGGGGATCATCGAAGACGATGGAATTCAGGGATGGAAAGGAAATAATTCGGAGAAACAATAA